Proteins encoded by one window of Balearica regulorum gibbericeps isolate bBalReg1 chromosome 21, bBalReg1.pri, whole genome shotgun sequence:
- the LOC142604726 gene encoding myo-inositol 2-dehydrogenase-like isoform X1 — protein MGRKKKTLHDYAAEFSELAVKRHLLERGAAGEAAVVETLYCTSCQLPMRVRRDRILEHLSSGRHYRNRRLLRQHGLRAPLLLSAGPDVGTGLPLQLDAPSLLSQPSFILAAGTGTGYGMVPSPPSCHKPLVPLHPASAAAPREDPTPSTSASRPSALAAFHVRIAPAPSKQAGQREPVPEAHDSPVPTARHSSGVGLALFGVGLLNKALFQNLLEETGCCLLYIVEDQLEEVERAFDTEFLAGTRVLRQQDADIALNDQRVSGAIICSPPEEASEIVIDALRAGKGVFCERLPSFDRQTAEACFDEADRCGRPLVCGFYKRFDPALQFLYKKVRDSQALGRIHRISTISSIYPAASLSFLKTSGGIFYNAAVHDIDIISLLLGESAPDTVFSLGHAFCADMAYLKDADTVAVSMKFPSGAIVTLDVSQHCTKSCDQRLEVHGSQGTLRVDNQNPLGITEHGTSVSIYSQTQADRYRDAHRELFRHFLRTLRGKEPPAITKEQFLWTIQVAAAAEQSWRNGSAVDLRSAAMDSSVIKTEIM, from the exons atGGGGCGGAAGAAGAAGACGCTGCACGACTACGCGGCCGAGTTCTCGGAGCTGGCGGTGAAGCGGCACCTCCTGGAGCGCGGCGCCGCCGGGGAAGCGGCGGTGGTGGAGACGCTGTACTGCACCTCCTGCCAGCTGCCCATGCGGGTGCGCCGCGACCGCatcctggagcacctctcctccgGCCGCCACTACCGCAACCGCCGCCTCCTCCGCCAGCACGGCCTGCGCGCCCCGCTGCTCCT CTCTGCAGGTCCAGACGTCGGCACCGGCCTGCCCCTGCAGCTCGACGCGccctccctgctctcccagccGTCCTTCATCCTCGccgccggcaccggcaccggctaCGGCATGGTCCCCTCTCCGCCCTCCTGCCACAAGCCGCTGGTTCCCCTCCACCCTGCCAGCGCGGCCGCCCCGCGGGAAGACCCGACGCCCTCCACCTCCGCCAGCCGCCCCTCGGCGCTTGCCGCCTTCCACGTGAGGATCGCGCCTGCCCCCTCGAAGCAGGCCGGCCAGCGGGAACCCGTGCCCGAGGCGCACGACAGCCCGGTGCCCACCGCACGGCACAGCAGCGGCGTCGGCCTCGCTCTCTTCGGCGTAGGGCTCCTTAATAAAGCCTTGTTTCAAAACCTGCTGGAGGAAACGGGCTGCTGCTTGCTTTACATCGTGGAGGATcagctggaggaggtggagcGTGCCTTCGACACCGAGTTCCTGGCCGGCACCAGGGTGCTGCGGCAGCAGGACGCTGACATCGCGCTCAACGATCAGCG AGTCTCGGGAGCCATTATTTGTTCACCACCTGAAGAAGCCTCTGAGATCGTAATCGACGCTTTACGAGCAG GAAAAGGTGTATTTTGCGAGAGGCTGCCCAGTTTTGACAGGCAGACGGCAGAAGCTTGTTTTGATGAAGCTGACAGATGTGGAAGGCCATTGGTGTGTGGATTCTACAA GCGCTTTGACCCAGCGCTGCAGTTCTTGTACAAGAAGGTCCGCGACAGCCAGGCGCTGGGGAGGATCCACCGGATTTCCACAATTAGCAGCATATATCCCGCGGCATCTCTGAGCTTCCTAAAAACATCAG GTGGAATTTTTTATAATGCTGCTGTGCACGATATAGATATTATCAGTTTGTTGTTGGGAGAGAGTGCACCAGATACAGTATTTTCACTGGGGCATGCATTCTGTGCAG ATATGGCCTACTTGAAGGATGCAGACACTGTAGCGGTCAGCATGAAATTTCCTAGTGGAGCAATTGTTACTTTGGACGTCAGTCAGCACTGCACTAAAAGCTGTGATCAGAGACTAGAG GTTCACGGTTCTCAAGGAACGTTACGGGTAGATAATCAGAATCCCCTGGGGATTACGGAGCATGGGACTTCGGTATCCATATATTCACAGACCCAAGCTGATCGCTACAGAGATGCGCACAGGGAGCTCTTTCGACACTTTCTGAGAACCCTGAGAG GCAAGGAACCCCCCGCGATAACCAAAGAGCAGTTTCTCTGGACGATTCAGGTcgctgcagctgctgaacagTCCTGGAGAAACGGATCCGCTGTTGACTTGCGTAGCGCAGCAATGGATTCATCTGTGATCAAGACTGAGATAATGTGA
- the LOC142604726 gene encoding myo-inositol 2-dehydrogenase-like isoform X2 gives MGRKKKTLHDYAAEFSELAVKRHLLERGAAGEAAVVETLYCTSCQLPMRVRRDRILEHLSSGRHYRNRRLLRQHGLRAPLLLSAGPDVGTGLPLQLDAPSLLSQPSFILAAGTGTGYGMVPSPPSCHKPLVPLHPASAAAPREDPTPSTSASRPSALAAFHVRIAPAPSKQAGQREPVPEAHDSPVPTARHSSGVGLALFGVGLLNKALFQNLLEETGCCLLYIVEDQLEEVERAFDTEFLAGTRVLRQQDADIALNDQRVSGAIICSPPEEASEIVIDALRAGKGVFCERLPSFDRQTAEACFDEADRCGRPLVCGFYKRFDPALQFLYKKVRDSQALGRIHRISTISSIYPAASLSFLKTSDMAYLKDADTVAVSMKFPSGAIVTLDVSQHCTKSCDQRLEVHGSQGTLRVDNQNPLGITEHGTSVSIYSQTQADRYRDAHRELFRHFLRTLRGKEPPAITKEQFLWTIQVAAAAEQSWRNGSAVDLRSAAMDSSVIKTEIM, from the exons atGGGGCGGAAGAAGAAGACGCTGCACGACTACGCGGCCGAGTTCTCGGAGCTGGCGGTGAAGCGGCACCTCCTGGAGCGCGGCGCCGCCGGGGAAGCGGCGGTGGTGGAGACGCTGTACTGCACCTCCTGCCAGCTGCCCATGCGGGTGCGCCGCGACCGCatcctggagcacctctcctccgGCCGCCACTACCGCAACCGCCGCCTCCTCCGCCAGCACGGCCTGCGCGCCCCGCTGCTCCT CTCTGCAGGTCCAGACGTCGGCACCGGCCTGCCCCTGCAGCTCGACGCGccctccctgctctcccagccGTCCTTCATCCTCGccgccggcaccggcaccggctaCGGCATGGTCCCCTCTCCGCCCTCCTGCCACAAGCCGCTGGTTCCCCTCCACCCTGCCAGCGCGGCCGCCCCGCGGGAAGACCCGACGCCCTCCACCTCCGCCAGCCGCCCCTCGGCGCTTGCCGCCTTCCACGTGAGGATCGCGCCTGCCCCCTCGAAGCAGGCCGGCCAGCGGGAACCCGTGCCCGAGGCGCACGACAGCCCGGTGCCCACCGCACGGCACAGCAGCGGCGTCGGCCTCGCTCTCTTCGGCGTAGGGCTCCTTAATAAAGCCTTGTTTCAAAACCTGCTGGAGGAAACGGGCTGCTGCTTGCTTTACATCGTGGAGGATcagctggaggaggtggagcGTGCCTTCGACACCGAGTTCCTGGCCGGCACCAGGGTGCTGCGGCAGCAGGACGCTGACATCGCGCTCAACGATCAGCG AGTCTCGGGAGCCATTATTTGTTCACCACCTGAAGAAGCCTCTGAGATCGTAATCGACGCTTTACGAGCAG GAAAAGGTGTATTTTGCGAGAGGCTGCCCAGTTTTGACAGGCAGACGGCAGAAGCTTGTTTTGATGAAGCTGACAGATGTGGAAGGCCATTGGTGTGTGGATTCTACAA GCGCTTTGACCCAGCGCTGCAGTTCTTGTACAAGAAGGTCCGCGACAGCCAGGCGCTGGGGAGGATCCACCGGATTTCCACAATTAGCAGCATATATCCCGCGGCATCTCTGAGCTTCCTAAAAACATCAG ATATGGCCTACTTGAAGGATGCAGACACTGTAGCGGTCAGCATGAAATTTCCTAGTGGAGCAATTGTTACTTTGGACGTCAGTCAGCACTGCACTAAAAGCTGTGATCAGAGACTAGAG GTTCACGGTTCTCAAGGAACGTTACGGGTAGATAATCAGAATCCCCTGGGGATTACGGAGCATGGGACTTCGGTATCCATATATTCACAGACCCAAGCTGATCGCTACAGAGATGCGCACAGGGAGCTCTTTCGACACTTTCTGAGAACCCTGAGAG GCAAGGAACCCCCCGCGATAACCAAAGAGCAGTTTCTCTGGACGATTCAGGTcgctgcagctgctgaacagTCCTGGAGAAACGGATCCGCTGTTGACTTGCGTAGCGCAGCAATGGATTCATCTGTGATCAAGACTGAGATAATGTGA